One Natronorubrum halophilum genomic window, ACCCGGTCGCGATCAAGGCCGACGGCGGCGGCGGCGGTCGCGGGCTGAAAGTCGTCGCTGGTCCCGAAGAAGCCGAGGAAGCCTTCAAAAACGCCAAACGCGAGGGCGAGGCGTACTTCGACAACGACGCCGTCTACGTCGAACGCTTCCTCAAGAACCCGCGACACATCGAGGTGCAGGTCATCGGCGACACCCACGGCAACGTGCGCCACCTCTACGAACGCGACTGCTCCGTCCAGCGTCGCCAGCAGAAACTCATCGAAGAGACGCCGTCGCCGGTGCTCGACGAGGAGACGCGGGAGGAGCTCTGTGAAGCCGCCCGATCCGGCGTCGGCGAAGCCGGCTACAGCAACGCCGGAACCGTGGAGTTCCTCTACGAGGACGGCGAGTTCTACTTCCTCGAGGTGAACGCCCGGATTCAGGTCGAACACACGATCACCGAGGCGGTGACGGGCATCGACATCGTCAAGGAACAGTTCCGCGTGGCCGCGGGCGAGGAGCTGTCGTTCGAGCAGTCCGCGGTCGACCCCCGAGGTGCGGCGATGGAGTTCCGCATCAACGCCGAGGATCCGTTCAACGACTTTTCGCCGACGCCGGGTACCCTCGAGACCTATCGACCCCCCACGGGGATGGGCGTCCGCGTCGACGACGGCGTCGACCAGGGCGACAGGATCAGCCCGTTCTACGACTCGCTCGTCGGGAAGTTCATCGTCACTGGACAGGACCGAAGGGAAACGCTCGAACGCAGCGAGCGCGTCCTCGAGGAGACGGAGATCGAGGGTATCTCGACGACGATCCCGTTCCACCTCGCGGTGCTCGAGGACGACGCGTTCGTCGACAGCGAGCACACGACGAAGTACCTCGACGAGCAGTTCGAGGGGCTGGACGAACCCTGACCGCACGGCGAGGGTGACGATTCGAGGGGCGAATCAGACCAGTTCGTCCAACCGAGCCAGTTCGATCCTCTCCGCCTCGAGTCGGTCGTGGATCGTCTCGAGCAGTTCGACCGAATTCGGGCCGTCGCCGTGGATACAGATCGACGACGCGGGGACGTCGATCGTCGTTCCGTCGACGGCCTCGACCTCGCCGCGGGTTGCGATGGAGACGACGCGATCCGCGACCAGGTCGGGATCTTTCGGCTCGACCGATTTCTCGACGATCAGGGTTCGGTCAGGGTTGTAGTCGAGGTCGACGTAGCCCTCGAAGACGGCGTCTAGCTCGTCGTACTCTTGGGCGACCTCGTAGATGTTCATGTCGGTCGCCAGGTAGACGAGGTCGGGGTCGACCTCGAGGATGCCCTCCATGACGGCGCGGGAGTGCGCCTCGCTCTCGGAGAGCATCGAGTACATCGCGCCGTGGGGTTTGACGTGCTGGACGGTCGCCCCGTGGCGCTTTGCAAAGGCCGTCAACGCGCCCAACTGGTAGACGACGTAGTCGCGTACTTCCTCGGGCGTCGCGTCCATCGTCCGGCGGCCGAACCCCATCTTGTCCGGGAGACCGGGATGGATTCCGATCCCCACGTCGTGTTCCGCTGCGAGTTCGACGGTCTCGCGCATGACGTGCGGGTCGCCCGCGTGGTAGCCGCCGGCGATATTCGCGGAAGTGATGTAGGGCATCACCTCGCTATCGCGCCCCATCGTCCAGTTGCCGAAACTCTCTCCCATGTCGCAGTTGATATCGATTGCAGTCATCGGTGGATTGGTACCGTATCACGTCCTTCGTCGTCGATCTACTTGAGGTATCGTGACCGTGACGGATCGTAGCCCCCATCGCCGCGCCGGCGAATCGAAGCCGACCGAGACCGACCGCCGGTTTCGCGACCGCGCTCAGTACTGGGCGTCGGAACTGCTGTCGGAGTGCGCCCGCACCCACAGTTCGCCGATCCGCGAGAGTCTGGTTCGATAGGATTTGCCGTGTTCCTCGCGTTCGATGTACCCCTTGCCGCCGGGACCCAGCCGATCGACGTTGTAGATGACTTTCGAGCGAAAGCTGTCGGTGTACTCCTCGTTCAACTCGCGGGCGAGCGCCTCGGCGAGTTCCGAGACCGAGTCGAACTCGCCGTCCTCGCCGAGTTTGTAGAGGATGAGTTCCTCGAACGGCTTGACGTTCGAGAACGTGGCGACCGGTAACTCGACGATGTGACGGCCGTCGATCTCCTTCGCGCCGATCGTCGTTCCGCGCTCGTCGAACTCCGAGAGGAGATCCCGCGCGCTCTCGAGGCGAGCGTCGATCCGATCGCCGTCGATGGTCGCTTCCTGCGCGCCGAGGTCCTCGAGCAACTCGATCTGTTCGCGCAGTTCCTCGGCGAGTTCCGTCTCGAGGTACTTCTCGGGGGCGGTGTAGTAGGTGTGGATGCCCTCGCGGTCCTCCTGGCGCTCGACCATCAGGGAGTGGGCGGCGTTGGCGAACGCGAAACTGACGGTTCGCGGCATCGCGGCGACGTTCACCCAGACCTCGTTGCCCCGGTCGAGTTCGGCGGTGATCAGATCGTAGGCCTGCTCGAAGGCCGCGTCGTAGTCGTAGACGTCCTCGAGGACGAATCGCTCCGTACTCGCCCCCAGCAGGTTCCGGAAGTCGGTCTCGAGTTTCTCCGAGAGGTGTCTGGAGTACTCGACGTTGGCTTCGCTCCCGACGGCACCCTCGAGGAGGATGACGCTGTCGACGTCGATCTGATCGCGCACCAGCGGCGCGATCAGCCGGTCGTAATCGAAACCGACCGGGACGATGTGGGTTTGCATACGTGGTACAGCGGGTCGGTAGTTATAAAAACTGCCAGTCTCGCGACCGTTCGGGCGGACGGCATCGCCGTCCGCGCGCCGCTTCGGACGTCGCGAGAACCGACGGATCCGGAGATCGAGAGAACCGAAGCGGTCCACGATCGAACTCGAAGAGACCGCGGCGGGCCGATTCGGGGGTCTCGGTGGGCCGACTCGTGAACGTGTTCACATCTCGGCGGGCGGGCGCTCGGACGATTCGACGCCCGAAACGCCGGTCTACGGTCTGGTGTTTATTTATCGCCGTCTCCCGTAGCGCCACCTATGGTGACTCGCTTTCCGAGCGTCGACGAGCACGTCGAGGGATCACGGTTGCAACTCGACATCTGGCACCCGGAGTGCTGGACGCTCGAGGTCACCGACGGCGCGCCGGGCGGGTTGCTCGGACACGGCGTGTACGCCATCGACGGAAAGGCCACCGGCCGATTCACCGCGTACGGCCGATCGGTCGACGATCTGGAGGAACTCCTCGCGGCCATCGAGGCGTCGCCGTTGACCGACGAGGTGCGGGAGGCCGACCAGCACTACGCCACCGACGTCGGGACGCCCGATCCCGAGAACGCGACGACCGGGCTCGTCGTGCAGTACGAACTGACGAACAGCATCAACGACGCGCTCGTCTCGCGGGGGTTCATTCCCGACGAACCCGTCCGGATGACCGACGGCCGCGAGTACTGGACGGTCGTCATCCACGAGGATCGGGCGACGATCGCCGATCGCCTCGACGAGATCCGCGAGGAGAAATCGGCGACCGTCGAGGTCGAGACGGTACGATCGCTCCACGAGGGGGTGACGAACGGCGTGTTCCGGACCGACTGCCTGTCCGAGCGACAGCGCGAGGTGTTCGAACTCGCGCGCACCAGGGGATACTACCGCTGGCCACGCGAAACGACGGCGGCCGACCTCGCCGCGGAACTCGACATCGCCGAGGCGACGCTGCTCGAGCACCTCCGAAAAGCCGAATCGAAACTCCTCGATCCCGGCGCGGTGTGACCGGGACGCGACCGTCGACGCTCACCCCTCGCTATCTAGGGAGGGGGTTGATTTCCGGCGAATTCATGGTACTAACAGTCATGGGACCAGATGCCACAGAATCGGATCGAAGCCTCGCCCGCGATATCGGTCCCCTCGGCGCGATCGCCACCGTCGTCGCCGGGACGCTCGGGGCCGGGCTGTTCGTCACGCTCGGGACGGCCAGTTCGACGACGGGACCCAGCGTCATCCTGATCATCGCGCTGTCGGGAGTGATCGCGATGGCCATCGCGATCAACTACAGCTGGCTGGCGACGATCTTTCCCGCGGCCGGATCGACGTACTCGTACGTCACGCGAGTGTTTCGCAACCGCCTGTTCGGGTTCGTCGCGACGTGGTCGCTCTGGCTGGGGTACATGGCTGCCGTCTCCGTGCTCGCGCTCGGGTTCGGCAGCTACCTGCAGGTGTTTTACCCCGGCGTCGACCCGCAGTGGGCCGGGATCGTCCTGATCACCGTCCTGTTCGCCGTGAACATGCTCGGAGCCCGCAGATACAGCATCTCACAGAACATCATCTTCATCCTGCTGATCGTCTCGATACTGGTGCTTGTCGTTCCGGGAACGTTCACCGTCGAGGCCGGCAACTACACGCCGTTCTTCACCGGCGGGTTCGACGGCGCGCTCGCGGCCGCCGTCCCGCTGTTCTACGCCTACATCGGGATCGCCGTCGCGGGCGAGATCGGCGCCGAGGTCAAGAACCCCTCGAGAAATCTGCCGCTCGCGATGGCCGGCGGGACGCTCATCCTCATCGCCCTCTACATGTGGACCGCCGCGGTTATCTACGGCGTCGTCGGGGACTACACCGTCCTCGCGGGCTCTGACCGGCCGCTCTCGACCGCCGCGGAGACGTTCCTTCCGGTGAACGCGACCGCCATCGTCGGCATCGGCGGACTGCTGGCGACCGCCTCGAGCGTCCACGCCGTGATGGCCGCGGGGATCAAACTGCCGTACTGTTGGGCCTGGGACGAGGTGTTCTCGACGCGGTTTTCGGAGGTCAACGAGCGCTGGCGGACGCCCCACTGGTCGCTGTTCACCCTGTTTGCGGTCTCGGTCGGCCTGACCTTCTGGACGGGCGGGCTGGACCAGGTGATCGCAATCGCGACGTTCAGCTACCTGATCGCCTACGGGGCGACGTCGTTCACGGCGATGTACCTCTACCTCGAGCGGCCGGCGATGCGCGAAGAAGCGGCCTTCGATCCCGGCAGGTGGATCTTCGTTCCGGGGCTGCTCGGGCTCGGCGGCTGCGTGCTCTTGCTGTCCCAGGCCTACCAGGGATCGATGACGGTCTACGTCCCGTGGCTCGCGATCGGGCTCGTCGTATTCGGCGCGTACTGGTACAGAGGCAAGCGCTCCGACACGGACGTCGACGCGATCCTCGATACGCTGCCGGGCGTCCCGACCGACGAGTACAGTCCCGCGATCGCCGACGAACCGACGGTGGCCGACGACGGAACACCCGCAGACGATTAACGCGAGCGACCGAACACGCACACCATGAGCAAACGCTCTCACACCCCGGCAGACGGTATCGACCACGACGAGACGATCGCGTTGCTACAGGATCTCGTCCGGATACGGAGTCCGTACTTCGAGGAGGCAGAAATCGTCGAGTTCGTCTACGACTGGCTCGAGCAGGAGGGACTCGACCCGGAGTACCAGCCGGTGAGCGAGCCCGAGATCACCGGCTACGAGGGGAACAACGTCCTCGCGCGGCTCGAAGGCACGGATCCCGACGCCCCGACGCTGCTGTTGAACGCCCACGTCGACACGGTCCAGTTGGTCGAGGGGTGGGACGAGGACCCGCTCTCGGGACGGCTCGAGGACGGGAAGTGCTACGGGCAGGGCGCTTGCGACATGAAAGGCGGGCTCGCGGCGGTGCTCGTCGCGTTCCGGGCGCTCGCGGACCTCGAGCTTCGAGGCGACGTCGTCCTCGCGGCGGTCGTCGACGAGGAAGGCCCCTACGGGCTCGGCGCGAATCAGCTGCTCAGGGACGGTATCACGGACGAGTGCGACGCGGCCATCGTTACCGAGCCCGGCCCGATCCTCGCCCAGTCGGAACTCGAGAATCCGGCGCTGTTGCTCGGGGCGCGCGGACGATTTCTCTACGACATCACGGTTCGGGGACGCGCAGCCCACGGCTCGCAGCCCGAACGAGGACGGAACGCGGTGGTCGACGCCGGCGCGCTGGCCGGCGCGCTCGCGGCGATGGACGTCGGCTCGCATCCGAAACTTGGCGACGGCTCTGTCTGTCCGCTATCGATCGAAGGCGGTGGGGAGACGCTCTCGGTCCCCGAGCGCTGTCGCCTGTTGGTCGACCGCCACGTGGTGATCGGCGAGGACGCCGACTCCGTGCTGGCCGACGCCGAGCGCGTCGTCGCCGATCTCGGTCTCGACTCGGCGGTCGAAGTCGGGTTCCGCGAGGCACCCGCGACAGACGTTCGCTACGGACCGTACGTCACTGACGAGAATCACCCGCTAGTGCGTTCCTTGCGGACGGCCGCCGAGTCGGTCGCGGGACGACCTCCCGCGATCGGGTACTTCTCGAGCGTGGGCGACTTCAACTACTTCGGCCACCGCGCGGGCCTCCCGACGGTGATCGTCGGCCCGGACGGCGAGAACATTCACGGTGCTGGCGAGTTCGTCTACACCGACGAGGTCGTCGAGGTAACCCGCATTCTGGTCGACGCGGTGGCCGAGTTCGCGGGGTAGGTAATTACGGAACGGTCCCGTCGGCCGGTTCGCCCGTTCGAATCGCGGATCGAGTGGCCGAGGTCGCACATCCCCTCGCACGACGGGTACGATAGCCGTGCGATGGGTGTGCGATGGCTGTGAACACAGTTTCAGGTGGTACCATCGGGCTCGTCGAGGATCGCTCCGACGAGTTTCTTCTGGGCCGCTCGAAGGTGTTCGTGAAACGTCGCCGGCGTCACCTCCATCGCGGCCGCGACCTCCTCGCCCGAACTGTGCCGGGGCCACTCGAAGTAGCCGCCGTAGTAGGCCGTCTCGAGGGCCGTTCGCTGGCGATCGGTCAACGCCTCCGCCAGGCGATTCTGGAGTCGGTCGATCGATTCGCTCGAGGTGGAAATCTGTCTCCGGGCGACGGTCCGCGTACCGGAGTAGACGTCCACGATCTCGTCTACGACGGCACGGATGTCGGTCCCGGTGGGGAAGTGGACCGTCGTAGTGTACTCGCCGTCGTGGATGGCGGCCGCCTCGACGTAGCCGCCGTAGGCGTCGACGACGCCGAACATCGGTGGGTCGGTGATGGACAGTTCGAACGTCACGTCGCCGGCCGACCGATCGATCACCGTCACCTCGTTCCAGTGGGGGACACACTCGACGAGTTCCTCGACCAGTGGAAGGGTCTCGGCGTCCGTCGTTCCGTACTCGAGATAGCGCTCGTCGTCGATCCGGATGACGCGATCGAACCAGACCGAATGACCGGTCATCGAGGGCGCGTCGAACATCTCGACGGCGTCGTCGATGACGAGTTCGAGTTCGATCACGTCGTCGCCGAGCAACACGCGTTTGCGCTCGAGGGCGGCGATCGCGTGCCCCAGAATTTCGCCGAGTTGGCCGACGACGTCTCGTTCCTCGTCCGTGAACGCGTTTCGGCGCGCACTCGTGACGCCGAGAACGCCGTACAGGACGCTATCGTGCGTGATCGGAATCGCCGCGGCCGACCTGTAGCCGTGCTCGCGGGCGTCCTCGTGCCAGGGCTCGAACGACGGGTCCTCGAGCACGTCGTTCGAGACCTGTATCGTCTCGGTTCGGATGGCCGTACCCGCCGGACCGCGCCCGGCCGAATCGTCGGAATCTATCGAGAGCGGGATCGACTCGACGTAGCCGTCGACCCCCGCTTCGACGCGGTGAGAGACCGTGTTCGTCTTGGTATCGACGTCCGCGATGAACGCGAACTCGTAGGACGGCGAGTCTGCCAACGACTCGCACGTGGCTCGCTCGAGGTGGTCCCGCGTCGAGCCGTTGACGATCGCATCGTTGATCTCGCGGACGACACCGTTGACGTGATCGAGCGCGGCCAGCCGTTCGCGGTGGTGTTCGAGTTGCCGTTCGCGCTGTCGGGCGTCGGTGACGTCCCGCAGGATCGAGAGATGTACGCCGGGCAACACGTCGGCGACGGAGTTGTACTCGACGACGCGTTCCGTCCCGTCCGGCCGGACCAGCGAGAACGAGCCGCGAAGCCGTCCCCGCTCGAGGAACTCCTCCCAGGCCGATTCGAGGTCGTGATCGTCGTGGATGAACTCCGCGAGCGAGCGGCCGCGCAGTTCCGATCGCTCGAGACCGATCAACTCGCTTGCGGCCGGGTTGGCGGCGGATATCTCGTCATCATCGGCGACGAGGATCGCGTCGTGTGCGTCTTCGAAGATCGACCGGAGCCGTCTGTTTTCCTCTTCGAGCCGTCGTTTGCGCCGTTTGCGCTCGGTGACGTCGGAGACGACCACCGTCACGCCCGACTCGTCGGGGTAACATCGCGCCTCGAGCCAGCGGCCGGTGGGCTCGTGACGGTCCACGGCGGTGACCGGGTGCTGGCGCTCGAGGGCGGACTCGTGCGTCTCGCGAAAGAGCGACTCGAGGCCCTCGATCACGGACTCGAGCGACGCGGATCCATCGGCTCGATCGGGTTCGGTGGCTCCGTCAGTTTCGTCGCCGGCAGACCGCTCGAGTAGGGCCCTGACTCGATCGTTGACGGACGTATACTGCAGTTCAGCGTCGAGCGTGTAGACGGCGTCGTAGACGCGGTCGAACGCGCTCTCGGGATCGACGCACCGATCGACCGTCGCCTCGGGTTCGGTCTCACTCGCTCGACGCTCATCTCCCATATGGGTACCCTGAGAGTCGGTCTCAATAAACGTAGTGGGTAACGCGGTCTTTCGAACGCACGAGCGCGATCAGCGGCCGTTACGACTGTCGTCCGTCATTCGACAGCGTCGTGACCGGTACCGATATCGACCGTCCGAATCAAGTCCGCGATCGTCTCCCGGTCACGCTCCGGATCGGCGTCGAGGCCGACTCTCGGTTCGTCCGCATCCGTCGTCCCGTCCCCGTCAGCGACGGGAGCACAGTCCTCGAGCGGCAGCGTTCCCCCGGCCATTCCGTAGCTCGTTTCGGTCGGCCAGACGGCGACGTGGGCCTCCGCGTCGAGCCGGTCGCCGCCGGACGCCGTCAGTTCGGACTCGACGGGAAAACCCGCGTCGAGTACGAACCACGCGCCCGCCGCTCCGTTCGTCGCCTCGAACTCGAGCGTGTTCCGCGTCCCCTCGACGGTTACCCCCTCGCTCTCGAGGGTGTCGACGAACTGGGCCTTCGCTTTCGGCGCTGCCGTCGAGAAAAACGACCCCGGCGAGATGCCGAGGTCCGAGAGGGACGGAGAAACCGTCATCGTGACCGCGAACAGCGAACGGATCGGGATCTCACTCGCGGAGATCGCCGAGAGTCGCTCGGCCCGGTCGATCGGTTCGTACAGCGTCGTCTCGGCGGTGACCGAGGCGAGCAACACGCTCGATTCAGCGGTACGTGTTCCGATCGGTTGCCACGACTCGGCCAACGACTCCGGCAGGTCGGACGTCATCGCTCTCGCGTACGCGACCGTCGCCTTTCGGTCTGCCGATCCGATAGCGGGCGTTGTGAGAGAGTCGGTACGGGTCGTTACTCCTGGTGGCGCACGCGAACCATCCCGTCGGAGGTAACCCCGACGATCAGCGGCATTGCGACCTCGCGACCGGAGACCGCACGGCCCGCGGCGTCACTTACGACCTTCATCAGGTCCGGTGCGGTGTGATCGACCTTGACGCCCTTCTCGTCGCAGGCCTCGTAGACGAGCTGTGGAACGTCGTAGAGGTCGGTTCCGGCGGGGACGCGGACGCGAACCGGGGCCCGGAGCGCCTCCGCGAAGGCGACCGTCTCGCGAGCCTTCTCGAGATTCTCGCGCGCGCTCGACTCGACCGAGGAGACGTTCGCCCTCGAGGTGCCGAGTGACTCGGCGATGTCGGCCTGTGACACGCCGCGTTCGCGCAACGTGAGGACCTGCGCCTGTCGGTAGGTCAGCACGCTCGTCTCCGGCTCGAATCCGATTTCCGCGAGTAACTCCTCTACCTCGTCGATCACGGCGACCGCCTCCGCTCCCGATCGGCTTCGGTGTCGCGTGCGCTCATACGAGTAGCTAAGACGGCGACGGGATCAAAGCTTCGCCGGTCCGGTCTCGAGCCCGGTTCCATCTCGCGGGAGGGAAACCGGTTGCGTACGGCCCGCTGCACCGTCGTCGTCGTTCATCGCTAGTGGAGACGCGTCGAACGGTCCGTCGGTCCGTGACGTGACGGGCGGACCTCGCCTCGAGCGAGTCACAGGACGAAGATCGTAGAACGGAAGCGAAGACGGCCGCGATTCAGTATTCGAGTTCCCACCGCTTCTCGTCCATCGCGGCGAGTTCGTCGACGACGCCGGCGGCGAGCCGATACGTCGCCCCGTCACGGACGACGGTTCCCGCCCGTTCCAAGTGCTCGAGGTGGGCGTAGGACTCACCGGGGCCGTGAAGAATGTGGATGCTCTCGAGGTCGCCGAACAGGTCGTCGCTGACCGTCCAGGTGTCGCAGGGCCCCTTTCGGTCCAGCGCGTCGAGCACCCGCCAGGACCGTTCCTCGTGGTGGTCGATGATGTACTGCGCCCGATCGGCCGGATCGTCGATCGGGTCGCGGTGGCCCGGCCACGCCCGGTCGTAGTCGGCGTCGACGATCCGCCGGAGCGCCCGGAGATACTTCTCGAGCGGGTTGTCGACGCGGACGTCCGCGCCGCCGACGTTCGGGGTGTACACCGGAAGCAAGGCGTCGCCCGAGACGACCTCTCGGGGGGCATCGCCCCTACCGCCCGAGAGTTCGAACATGCAGAGTCCGGCGGCGTGACCCGAAGCGTGGACGACCTCGAGTTCGGTCCCGTTGACCGAGAACGAGTCGCCGTCCTCGAACGGAGTCACGCTCGGGGACTCCGTCGTCGCCTCTCCGTCGGCCATGAACTCGAGCAGCACCGCCCGTTTGTCCTCGGGCATCCCCCACTGTTCGAAATACCGCTCCTGTAACTCGTGTAGCTCCGCCCAC contains:
- a CDS encoding helix-turn-helix domain-containing protein, producing the protein MVTRFPSVDEHVEGSRLQLDIWHPECWTLEVTDGAPGGLLGHGVYAIDGKATGRFTAYGRSVDDLEELLAAIEASPLTDEVREADQHYATDVGTPDPENATTGLVVQYELTNSINDALVSRGFIPDEPVRMTDGREYWTVVIHEDRATIADRLDEIREEKSATVEVETVRSLHEGVTNGVFRTDCLSERQREVFELARTRGYYRWPRETTAADLAAELDIAEATLLEHLRKAESKLLDPGAV
- a CDS encoding M20 family metallopeptidase, with protein sequence MSKRSHTPADGIDHDETIALLQDLVRIRSPYFEEAEIVEFVYDWLEQEGLDPEYQPVSEPEITGYEGNNVLARLEGTDPDAPTLLLNAHVDTVQLVEGWDEDPLSGRLEDGKCYGQGACDMKGGLAAVLVAFRALADLELRGDVVLAAVVDEEGPYGLGANQLLRDGITDECDAAIVTEPGPILAQSELENPALLLGARGRFLYDITVRGRAAHGSQPERGRNAVVDAGALAGALAAMDVGSHPKLGDGSVCPLSIEGGGETLSVPERCRLLVDRHVVIGEDADSVLADAERVVADLGLDSAVEVGFREAPATDVRYGPYVTDENHPLVRSLRTAAESVAGRPPAIGYFSSVGDFNYFGHRAGLPTVIVGPDGENIHGAGEFVYTDEVVEVTRILVDAVAEFAG
- a CDS encoding Tfx family DNA-binding protein, which produces MIDEVEELLAEIGFEPETSVLTYRQAQVLTLRERGVSQADIAESLGTSRANVSSVESSARENLEKARETVAFAEALRAPVRVRVPAGTDLYDVPQLVYEACDEKGVKVDHTAPDLMKVVSDAAGRAVSGREVAMPLIVGVTSDGMVRVRHQE
- a CDS encoding MBL fold metallo-hydrolase translates to MERISLSNSAFEGDNNAYLFADGAETVLIDTGDWMETTREQLEAAFDERGLGLADVDRIFLTHWHGDHTGLAGTIQVESDAEVCVHAADAALVAGDEDAWAELHELQERYFEQWGMPEDKRAVLLEFMADGEATTESPSVTPFEDGDSFSVNGTELEVVHASGHAAGLCMFELSGGRGDAPREVVSGDALLPVYTPNVGGADVRVDNPLEKYLRALRRIVDADYDRAWPGHRDPIDDPADRAQYIIDHHEERSWRVLDALDRKGPCDTWTVSDDLFGDLESIHILHGPGESYAHLEHLERAGTVVRDGATYRLAAGVVDELAAMDEKRWELEY
- a CDS encoding HFX_2341 family transcriptional regulator, with the translated sequence MQTHIVPVGFDYDRLIAPLVRDQIDVDSVILLEGAVGSEANVEYSRHLSEKLETDFRNLLGASTERFVLEDVYDYDAAFEQAYDLITAELDRGNEVWVNVAAMPRTVSFAFANAAHSLMVERQEDREGIHTYYTAPEKYLETELAEELREQIELLEDLGAQEATIDGDRIDARLESARDLLSEFDERGTTIGAKEIDGRHIVELPVATFSNVKPFEELILYKLGEDGEFDSVSELAEALARELNEEYTDSFRSKVIYNVDRLGPGGKGYIEREEHGKSYRTRLSRIGELWVRAHSDSSSDAQY
- a CDS encoding LamB/YcsF family protein produces the protein MTAIDINCDMGESFGNWTMGRDSEVMPYITSANIAGGYHAGDPHVMRETVELAAEHDVGIGIHPGLPDKMGFGRRTMDATPEEVRDYVVYQLGALTAFAKRHGATVQHVKPHGAMYSMLSESEAHSRAVMEGILEVDPDLVYLATDMNIYEVAQEYDELDAVFEGYVDLDYNPDRTLIVEKSVEPKDPDLVADRVVSIATRGEVEAVDGTTIDVPASSICIHGDGPNSVELLETIHDRLEAERIELARLDELV
- a CDS encoding bacterio-opsin activator domain-containing protein, translating into MGDERRASETEPEATVDRCVDPESAFDRVYDAVYTLDAELQYTSVNDRVRALLERSAGDETDGATEPDRADGSASLESVIEGLESLFRETHESALERQHPVTAVDRHEPTGRWLEARCYPDESGVTVVVSDVTERKRRKRRLEEENRRLRSIFEDAHDAILVADDDEISAANPAASELIGLERSELRGRSLAEFIHDDHDLESAWEEFLERGRLRGSFSLVRPDGTERVVEYNSVADVLPGVHLSILRDVTDARQRERQLEHHRERLAALDHVNGVVREINDAIVNGSTRDHLERATCESLADSPSYEFAFIADVDTKTNTVSHRVEAGVDGYVESIPLSIDSDDSAGRGPAGTAIRTETIQVSNDVLEDPSFEPWHEDAREHGYRSAAAIPITHDSVLYGVLGVTSARRNAFTDEERDVVGQLGEILGHAIAALERKRVLLGDDVIELELVIDDAVEMFDAPSMTGHSVWFDRVIRIDDERYLEYGTTDAETLPLVEELVECVPHWNEVTVIDRSAGDVTFELSITDPPMFGVVDAYGGYVEAAAIHDGEYTTTVHFPTGTDIRAVVDEIVDVYSGTRTVARRQISTSSESIDRLQNRLAEALTDRQRTALETAYYGGYFEWPRHSSGEEVAAAMEVTPATFHEHLRAAQKKLVGAILDEPDGTT
- a CDS encoding acetyl-CoA carboxylase biotin carboxylase subunit; its protein translation is MINKVLVANRGEIAVRVMQAATELGIETVAVYSDADETAKHVRRADEAAHVGSSVAGKSYLDQESLLEAATETGADAIHPGYGFLAESESFARRVEDSEFIWVGPPADAMADFGEKTKARAIMDEAGVPIVPGTDEPVDDPSQVQAFGDEHGYPVAIKADGGGGGRGLKVVAGPEEAEEAFKNAKREGEAYFDNDAVYVERFLKNPRHIEVQVIGDTHGNVRHLYERDCSVQRRQQKLIEETPSPVLDEETREELCEAARSGVGEAGYSNAGTVEFLYEDGEFYFLEVNARIQVEHTITEAVTGIDIVKEQFRVAAGEELSFEQSAVDPRGAAMEFRINAEDPFNDFSPTPGTLETYRPPTGMGVRVDDGVDQGDRISPFYDSLVGKFIVTGQDRRETLERSERVLEETEIEGISTTIPFHLAVLEDDAFVDSEHTTKYLDEQFEGLDEP
- a CDS encoding APC family permease, which codes for MGPDATESDRSLARDIGPLGAIATVVAGTLGAGLFVTLGTASSTTGPSVILIIALSGVIAMAIAINYSWLATIFPAAGSTYSYVTRVFRNRLFGFVATWSLWLGYMAAVSVLALGFGSYLQVFYPGVDPQWAGIVLITVLFAVNMLGARRYSISQNIIFILLIVSILVLVVPGTFTVEAGNYTPFFTGGFDGALAAAVPLFYAYIGIAVAGEIGAEVKNPSRNLPLAMAGGTLILIALYMWTAAVIYGVVGDYTVLAGSDRPLSTAAETFLPVNATAIVGIGGLLATASSVHAVMAAGIKLPYCWAWDEVFSTRFSEVNERWRTPHWSLFTLFAVSVGLTFWTGGLDQVIAIATFSYLIAYGATSFTAMYLYLERPAMREEAAFDPGRWIFVPGLLGLGGCVLLLSQAYQGSMTVYVPWLAIGLVVFGAYWYRGKRSDTDVDAILDTLPGVPTDEYSPAIADEPTVADDGTPADD